The genomic region GGACCGAAGGTCGCGCGTCCGCGCTGGCGCGGGTACACCCACCTCCCAACCTCCTCCCTCCAGGGAGGAGGAGAATGCTGCGGTACTCTTCCCGCGGCTATCTGGAACCCCTAGATGGTCCCCCATGGCAAGCACCACCCCGACCCTCTCGGGTCCCCCGCAGGCGGCGAAGAAGCCGCACGTCTTCACCCATCATGGCGTCGAGGTGGCCGACGATTACGCATGGCTGCGCGATCCGGGCTACCCGGAAGTGACGGACAAGGAGGTCCTGGCGCACCTGGAGGCGGAGAACGCCTGGTTCGAGAGCCGCATGGCGGATCGGAAAGGCCTGATCGATACGCTGTTCAAGGAAATGCGCGGCCGCATCAAGGAAGCGGACAAGTCGGTGCCGCAGAAGGACGGCGACTGGCTCTACTGGATCGAGTTTGAGGAAGGCGCCGAGTACAAGAAGTGGTGGCGCCGCCCGGTCGATGCCGCCGACGATGGCAGCGAGGACGAGCTGCTGCTCGACGAGGTGGCTCTGGCCGAGGGCAAGGAATACTTCCGCCTGGGCGCGATCTCGGTCAGCAAGAAGGGCAACCTGCTCGCCTATGCGATCGACGACAAAGGCTCTGAACGATTTATTGCGCGGATCCTGGACCTCGAGACGGGCGAACTTCTCAGCGACGAGATCCCCGGAACGCTGTCCAGCCTCGTCTGGGTCGCGAACGATACGGCGCTGGTCTACTCGCTCGCCAACGAACAGTGGCGCACCGACAACGCCCGACTGCACAAGCTGGGCACGCCGACGAGCGAGGATGTCGAGCTCTACCACGAGGACGACGAGGGTTTCCGCGTCGGGTCTTCGCTGTCGGCGAACGAGAATTGGCTGATCATCGGCGCCAGCGACCATGAGACCAGCGAAGTGCGGCTGGTGCCCGCCGACGATCCGCTCGCCGAGCAGATCCTCGTGAAGCCGCGCCAGAAAGGCGTCGAGTACGACGTCGATGAGCGCGAGGGCGTGCTGTACATCCACGCCAACGACGAGCACGAGAACTTCCGCCTCGCCACCGCGCCGCTGAGCGATCCAGGCGAGTGGACGACGCTGATCGAGGGCTCTGACGAGTTCTACCTGACCGGATTCGAGCTGTTCCAGGATTTCTTCGTCATCGAGGGGCGCCGCGCCGGCCTCGATAAGATCGAGCTGCACTGGTACGAGGAAGACGAGTTCCAGCCGATCGTCTTCCCCGAAGCGAGCTACTCGGCCGGCTTGGGCGACAATCCCGAGTGGGACATGGATCGCCTGCGCATCTCCTACGAGTCGATGGTCAGCCCGGCGACGGTGTTCGACTACCACGTCGCCGATGGCCGGCTGGAGACGCTGAAGGTCCAGCAGATTCCCTCGGGCTACGACGAGAGCCTCTACAAGACCGAGCGGCTGGAGATCGAGGCGCGGGACGGCACCAAGATCCCGGTCAGCGTGGTGATGCGCAAGGATCGGGAGGAGGGCGGCCCGCTGCACCTCTACGGCTACGGCGCCTACGGCATCGCCATCGATCCCGGCTTCTCGACTGCACGCCTCAGCCTGGTCGACCGCGGCTTCGCCTATGCCATCGCGCATATCCGCGGCGGCGATGACCTCGGTCGCGCCTGGTACAAGGCGGGCAAGCTGGAGCGGCGCACCAACACCTTCAACGACTTCGTCGATGTCGCGCGGGGCCTGGTGGAGCGGGGCTATACTGCGGAGGGCAAGATCAGCATCTCCGGCGGCTCGGCGGGCGGCGAGCTGATGGGCGCGGTGATCAACTCAGACCCGCACCTGTTCGGCGCCGTCGTGGCCCACGTCCCGTTCGTCGACGTGTTGGCGACGATGCTCGACGCTTCCCTGCCGCTGACGCCGGGCGAGTGGCCGGAGTGGGGCAATCCGATCGAGGATCAGGCGGCCTTCGAGCTGATCCGCAGCTACAGCCCCTACGACCAGGTCAAGGCGCAGGCCTATCCGCCGCTGCTGGTCACCGCAGGGCTGAACGACCCGCGCGTGACCTACTGGGAGCCGGCCAAGTGGGTAGCCCGCCTGCGTGAGCTGAAGACCGACGGCAACGAACTGCTGCTCAAGACCAACATGGGCGCAGGGCACGGCGGCAAGTCGGGCCGGTTCGAGAGCCTGCAGGAGACGGCAGAAGAGTTCGCCTTCATCCTCTGGCAGCTGGGAGTGGCAGAATAACCCGCGAGCAAAGCGACGCGGTCCGCAAATTCCCCTCCCGCCTGCGGGAGGGGCTAGGGGAGGGCATGTGCGCTCGCCTCCAAGCAACAGGTCTCGTGCAAACTCCACAAGCCCTCCCCCGACCCCTCCCGCAAGCGGGAGGGGAGTAGGTGCCCTTCACCCTGACCTTCACCGCCCAGCCCGAACACATCGACCGCATGGGCCACGTGAACAATGCAGTCTGGGTGCAATGGATGGAAGCGCTCGCCACCGCGCACTGGGAGGCGGTCGCCAGCCCCGAGCACCAGGCCGCCTACGCTTGGCTCGTGGTGCGCCACGAGATCGATTACCGCGGCAACATCCGCGAGGGCGAAGCCGCCGTGGCCACGACCTGGGTCGCCGCTCCTCCCGAAGGCGCGCGCTTCGAACGCGGTTACGAATTCCGCAATGAGGCGGGCAAGCTGCTGGTCACCGCGCGCACGCAATGGGCGATCCTGGACCTCGCCTCGCAGCGCATCATGCGCGTGCCCGCGGAGGTGGCAGAGCCGTTCCTCCGCGAGACGTAAGACCACTCAGGCTCCCTGCTCCTTCATCTGCAGGTAGGCCGCGTCACGCGCCTCGGGCGACGACAAGGACTGCAGATAGCGGCTTGCTTCCTTGAAGGTCAGGAAGGCACGCCCGTCCGCCATGATCGGCGCCGTGCGACCGTTGTAGATGCGCCGGAGCAGGCGGCGCTCCGCCCGGCCGAGCGGATGTGAGTCACCGTCGATCGTCGTCATTCAAGCTCACTCGTGCTGGAGGCCACTTGTATCGCGGCGTTGTTGCGGCGAGAGGATAAGCATGGACCAAGCCAATGCCACACCCGAGTTCGCGGATCATTTTGCCCGGTGCATCCAGGTGCTTGGCGGCGTGACCGCGTCGGCGCGGCGACTCGGTATCGACGAACGTGCGATACGGCGCTTCATCAATGGCGAGCGCCCCATCAGCGAGCGCCTGATGCGCGACACCGCGAACGCATTGCGGCAGCTCGCCGCGGAAGCCACCGAGGCCGAGCGGGAGATCGCCTCGATCCTGCCGCCGCTGACCGACAAAACCTAAGCTCGCGAGATGGCGGAACCGGACCCGGGCCGAGCCCGGGTCGACGGGCTATTCCAGCCTCAGGCCAGAACCTCGCTGACCGGCGCGTAATCGTACCCCAGATCCGCCGCGACCGCCTCGTACGTCACCTTGCCGGCATGCACGTTCAGCCCCTCCGCCAGGTGCGGATCGTCGCGCAAGGCTTGGCTCCAGCCCTTGTCGGCGATCGCCAGCGCGTGCGGCAGGGTCACGTTGTTCAGCGCATAAGTGCTGGTCCGCGCGACCGCGCCGGGCATGTTGGCGACGCAATAGTGGACGATGCCGTCGACCACGAAGGTGGGATTGTCATGCGTCGTCGCATGGCTGGTCTCGAAGCATCCGCCCTGGTCGATGGCGACGTCAACCAGCACCGCACCCGGCTTCATGGTCGATAGCATCGCCCGGCTGACAAGCTTGGGGGCCGCCGCGCCTGGGATCAGCACCGCACCGATGACGAGGTCCGCATCGGCGACGCTGTCCGCCAAGTTCGCTTTGCTGGAGAAGCGCGTCTTGGCGCGGCTCTCGAAGTGGATCCCCAGGCGCTCCAGCGCGTCGGGGCTGCGGTCGAGGATGGTGACGTCGGCGCCCAGGCCCACCGCCATCTGCGCTGCGTTGAAGCCGACCACGCCGCCGCCGATCACCACGACCTTGCCTGGCATCACCCCCGGCACACCGCCCAGCAGCACGCCACGACCGCCGTGCGCCTTCTCCAGCGCGGTTGCGCCGGCCTGGATCGACATGCGCCCGGCCACTTGGCTCATCGGCTTCAACAGGGGCAGCGTGCCGCCCGGGCCCGTCACCGTCTCGTAAGCGATCGCGGTCACGCCTGATTTCACCAGGTCCGCCGTCTGCTCGGGATCCGGCGCGAGGTGGAGGTAG from Novosphingobium sp. 9U harbors:
- a CDS encoding S9 family peptidase; protein product: MASTTPTLSGPPQAAKKPHVFTHHGVEVADDYAWLRDPGYPEVTDKEVLAHLEAENAWFESRMADRKGLIDTLFKEMRGRIKEADKSVPQKDGDWLYWIEFEEGAEYKKWWRRPVDAADDGSEDELLLDEVALAEGKEYFRLGAISVSKKGNLLAYAIDDKGSERFIARILDLETGELLSDEIPGTLSSLVWVANDTALVYSLANEQWRTDNARLHKLGTPTSEDVELYHEDDEGFRVGSSLSANENWLIIGASDHETSEVRLVPADDPLAEQILVKPRQKGVEYDVDEREGVLYIHANDEHENFRLATAPLSDPGEWTTLIEGSDEFYLTGFELFQDFFVIEGRRAGLDKIELHWYEEDEFQPIVFPEASYSAGLGDNPEWDMDRLRISYESMVSPATVFDYHVADGRLETLKVQQIPSGYDESLYKTERLEIEARDGTKIPVSVVMRKDREEGGPLHLYGYGAYGIAIDPGFSTARLSLVDRGFAYAIAHIRGGDDLGRAWYKAGKLERRTNTFNDFVDVARGLVERGYTAEGKISISGGSAGGELMGAVINSDPHLFGAVVAHVPFVDVLATMLDASLPLTPGEWPEWGNPIEDQAAFELIRSYSPYDQVKAQAYPPLLVTAGLNDPRVTYWEPAKWVARLRELKTDGNELLLKTNMGAGHGGKSGRFESLQETAEEFAFILWQLGVAE
- a CDS encoding acyl-CoA thioesterase codes for the protein MPFTLTFTAQPEHIDRMGHVNNAVWVQWMEALATAHWEAVASPEHQAAYAWLVVRHEIDYRGNIREGEAAVATTWVAAPPEGARFERGYEFRNEAGKLLVTARTQWAILDLASQRIMRVPAEVAEPFLRET
- the ald gene encoding alanine dehydrogenase; translated protein: MRVGTVREIKNHEYRVGLTPESACELVAHGHEVWVETGAGLGIGASDRDYEAQGATIKPDASTIFAECEMVVKVKEPQPAERAQLREGQVLYTYLHLAPDPEQTADLVKSGVTAIAYETVTGPGGTLPLLKPMSQVAGRMSIQAGATALEKAHGGRGVLLGGVPGVMPGKVVVIGGGVVGFNAAQMAVGLGADVTILDRSPDALERLGIHFESRAKTRFSSKANLADSVADADLVIGAVLIPGAAAPKLVSRAMLSTMKPGAVLVDVAIDQGGCFETSHATTHDNPTFVVDGIVHYCVANMPGAVARTSTYALNNVTLPHALAIADKGWSQALRDDPHLAEGLNVHAGKVTYEAVAADLGYDYAPVSEVLA